The sequence below is a genomic window from Pempheris klunzingeri isolate RE-2024b chromosome 12, fPemKlu1.hap1, whole genome shotgun sequence.
CCGAGTAATTCACAGTATCCAAATTTTTAACGCAAATGATCTCTTTCCAGTTGTTCTTCAAGAGCCGAGGCATACTGAACGAGGAGGgatttgttctgtttgtgaGGAAGAATGCAATCATTGTGCTCATCCCAAAGTTTGGCCTGGAGGGAACAGTCTTCTTTGATTCCAAAAACAAGGCGTGTCCAAACCTTGTTTTTGATGAAGAGGTATtaacacattgttttcacagaTGTTTGGCCAacagtgataaaataaaatcagtgttaAAAGGtcttttgtgaatgtgtttagGGTCCCACTCTGACCATAGAGCAGCATACCTTCCACATATTTGAGAAGGTGAAGGTCACCATCAGCCTAGACGACTCCAATATTCAGCACCAGAAGATCCGCATGGCTCTCATTGACCCCGTGGTAAGGACTGTTACATCTTCACTCATAGTTTTAGCACACGAGTTCTGGGTGCTTTCTCTTATTTTGTCAGTGTTTAGGTTTGATTGAGGAGGATTAACATGTttactattagtactaataGGAGAATTCAGTGTTAAATTCACTCATAATTGTCAGCATTTTGtttaatgcagatttttttaattttagatcCCTGGTGTCAGTGTTCCAGTCCCAGACGCCGAACCACAAGCCAAGAAATCCAAACTGGACCGCTGACACAgaaagcagcagtgattcaCCAGAGCCACCAGCTGATCCTGTACCACTCTGCTCATATTCTCATTTTCCATTACGTCAAAGACTCGTTGGTAGATAGACAAGGGCAGGTGCAAGTGCAGTGTTACCCCTCAGATAAAAGTGTAGTGGACAACACAAtcattaaagtgttttttttttttacctattgggttgtgtgtgttttgtaagcTTAAATCTGAAAACTTGTACAGAAAAATGGTTCAGAACACTTAGATGCAAGCTATTGTCTACAGCCTCTTATGCCAAACTGAATTAAGTTCTATGTACTGTCAACATATGGCAAAcagttttgaaaaatgacactCTATTCTACTATTTTTTACATTGGTCAAATGTGAAGAGCATTTACATGGAGTAACTGAATTATTGGGAGCACAACCCTAAATATGTCTTATTTCTGGACCAAGCCATTACTTCAACATAAAACAGTGCTGAATACAAACATTGCAGAAACACCCACATCAAAAATAAACGTTTTCTCAAGACAAAGTATTCAAGTTAATTTAATGTGACGATCCAGCCcatgatttttaaatatcaaaaaaaaagtaaacaaatggCTCAATCAGTGTTCAGTTTGCAAGTGGTATTATTCAGTGTGTCTTATTGAGGAATAAATACTCTAACAATTGAAGTAAGATCCACAGGTAACCTGAATTTGAACTTTcaataaagaaagaagaaaaagctcatttaaaaacatcatgataacagttttataaaaatataaatacagtacaAATCTGATGTCATCTTAAAGTCAGGATCTATTAGGTCGATCACGTCAACACCACATAAAATTGAAATGAGGTTACTTTTGTGCACGTTTGATAAACTTTTTTCGTCTCCCTTTTCGCACCAGTATACAAGGACCAAAAGAACAGTTGACTTAAAATTATAGCTTTTCAGTGTCTAACTGTGGGACTATGATAAGCTATGGGTTAGTCTTGGCCCTTTTAACATGTGAAGAAAACTATAGTAGAACATGTGCTATCAGTCAGGCAACCCCTCGGTTCTGTTAATATATCGTTAGAATGCATCATTGTCCACCCCATTCAACATTAACACTTCAAAACATAGTGTAAAAGTGTAAGCCTTGTATTTGATTGCAAATAATCATcttcagctggaggaggtgctCCTGTAAATGCATCAGATGGCTCAGCTGTGAGGATAAAATACCTGGAAAATAAGAAACCTAAGTAAGTAAGATGCACAACACTATCAGTAAAGTCTGCAAGATAGTTTCAGTAGTGTACTTTAGACCTGTAACAGTATCAGCTAAGTGCTTAAAGACACAAACTTCACGCATCCTAAACCCCGTGTTTGTGTGAAATGGGTTAACAGTACCTTTACTTTAGTGTGCCGGGTGATTTGGAAAGCCTCTTCTGCCAGGTTTGTAGTGAAGGACTCCTTGCTGTGACAGTCGGAGCTGAGGCCATCTATTAGACTGGCAGTGCCTGCTGAGGTAGTGTTGTACCCACTGTCCACCTGAACGCACAAAAAGCAGTCCATTAGACAAACATATCAAACAAATGACCAACAGGAATTCATTCAGAGTAATTTAGTATGAAGTGAAATACAAAAAGAACAACGTAGCTCTTAGTTCTGCCTGGATGAAATTGCTCAAACAAACCTGCATGCTGGAATCGTAGCGGATGCTGCTTCCCTCTGCCAGAAGAGATACAAACATCTGAGAGCTTTCTATTGCTGACACATTGCCCATACGAGAGCTGGTCAGCTGCCCCGAAAGCCCTGCacattcctcctcttcatcctcctcttctatCCCCGTCTCCTTGTTCTCCTCCATTTTCATGGGTTCCATAGGATCCAGGCTAACTTTCTCAGCGTCAGCAGGGTGAGTATTGCGGTCCATGGGTGAAGCTGGATCTAGCTCCATaggggggagagaagaggaggaggacgatgacAACGACGGGAGTTGTTCCTCAGCCTCTTGACTGTCTTGGAGTTTAGGGTTGAGGATCGGGGAgatgaggggaggggaggcCCAGCAGCGGACTCTGGGCCGGAGCTTGGGTCTGGCATTGTGCTGAGGCTCACTGTGGCAGTGGAGCTGGTGTGGAGAGCAGCCACGAATGGGAGAACAACCTTCAACAAATGGGCTCTCATTGCAGGGAGGTACATCTATGTCCAGGGGAACATCTTGTGGAGTCAAACTGCTTGGTAGCTTCCTCTCGGCTAAAGAAAGAACACAGATTTGCATCGAGCTTGGTTAACATCACAACATAGTTTTCAAATATTGTTAAAAACCTACTAGTAATAAAAAGGCCTTTTTCCAAAATCTACTTTATATTAAAAAGACAAGTCTACCTGAGCCTGTGGGTGTGCGTACTGCATATGCAACAATAGGAGAAATTGTGGGGGAGACGAGGCCAGCAGGAGAGGACCTATCAGGGAACAGAGGACTGGTGATGCTGCCAAGGCTGCAGTCCCGGAAGCAGCCATGCTGGATGGGACTGGACGAGAACTGACCCTACAGTTAAGACAATGCAGATGCATATTTGTTTTAACAGTGTAATTGTTCATTTAACTTAAAAAGCTTAATCAATATGCGAAAAAACTACCAAAGTCTTAAGTGCTAAAAGGATTAGCCAATTAAGATAAGATGGATATggattcaaataataaaaaaaattataaaatttgcCGAAAAAATTTCACTTTCATGATAACTACATTTGTTGCTAACTTAAAAGATCTGTTACGTGACATACAGAGATATATCCACACAGGTACTGTGCTTTAGAATTGACATACCACGAATATGGCTAAATAATATCATCATTTGCACCCCCACACTTTTTCACTCACCGTTGAGGGAGTCGGAGCCGACACGCCACAGGACAAAGgggaagaaaagacagacaataTAGCTTCAACCCCTCCTACCACTCCCTCTCCTCGGCTTAAAGAATGCCTCTCCTGCTTGGCCTGGTTTCTCTCTGGGGT
It includes:
- the bora gene encoding protein aurora borealis, which produces MGDHAELQITPETPGRPSIRNPFESPNDYHHLREPLVPSPSVFKSKPCKATPPKFNWSIDEMASLLPVHIDPEEIQRQSFYLSQTRMDSDIEEKRQNAIEQFFTKEAIVPSPWAAPNSRKGPQFYLKSCMSAMIAEEPEKISVACQTTLSLPLAFDLEKVLGDYYRHEEACDAVQESLSSSSLRRKLFLDGQGSYSGSDSSSPPTPERNQAKQERHSLSRGEGVVGGVEAILSVFSSPLSCGVSAPTPSTGQFSSSPIQHGCFRDCSLGSITSPLFPDRSSPAGLVSPTISPIVAYAVRTPTGSAERKLPSSLTPQDVPLDIDVPPCNESPFVEGCSPIRGCSPHQLHCHSEPQHNARPKLRPRVRCWASPPLISPILNPKLQDSQEAEEQLPSLSSSSSSSLPPMELDPASPMDRNTHPADAEKVSLDPMEPMKMEENKETGIEEEDEEEECAGLSGQLTSSRMGNVSAIESSQMFVSLLAEGSSIRYDSSMQVDSGYNTTSAGTASLIDGLSSDCHSKESFTTNLAEEAFQITRHTKVKVFYPHS